From the Theileria parva strain Muguga chromosome 3 map unlocalized ctg_531, whole genome shotgun sequence genome, one window contains:
- a CDS encoding TATA box binding protein associated factor (TAF) family protein, translating into MMMEGLVTIPGNVITALSKTHPLYQNDKAILSDEAAELIATTVEFRLKQVLDVARKLLNNSMRPINSSVLTAQDIRNSLRSLNMPELDGYSNSFEYRYVWATKLFKGDRVIKRESSYRTLMGDKSWGRCRISQIIKQDLQKPVPSPSGLTVNWSAVAGMVPLMATGMVEDVTTAFLKTTSNLEIRDKIREITFLDYTETEEKLDNLTALARDIKPLESDLTPQLGGDFLDRALLDAINKQIINEKNLARTQKFVIPKIDYILTKEHRFFLKEIKNMLKRASFSQEPDIQIQYKKVVEILRNSLGLDQLLPELCHLFINEINRINSNQPSFNIHILLQYVEALTSNQNIQIHHYVHQLLIPLLQVLLSCEMDTNPIQIYRSLLLRKLSSQCISNISFSLKKNNNGLESIDDYLMNLYKNELTNENCTLPVLYGALCGISKLPLVAKRVVFYPLVPLILAVVIKKQNKLKAFWQNRQKQKLKNFKQILLHEILHLLLEIIYDCSFEDVLSTLEETGQLLATSYEANTMVNEILMGSVNSSINPELILQVYAAMLNKCYTLLGSLKKDRRFKRKYSQISDSSVSNTQNSCNEPPHEVVNIKNYHNLLKRANPDTDDELDSPDTQDATGASSKLFDGRKVWYNLHSIHALTLTI; encoded by the exons ATGATGATGGAAGGGTTGGTGACGATACCTGGAAATGTCATTACGGCATTGTCCAAAACACATCCACTATACCAAAATGATAAAGCAATTCTGTCTGATGAAGCAGCGGAGTTGATAGCAACCACTGTCGAATTTAGACTCAAGCAGGTATTAGACGTGGCAAGGAAGCTGCTGAATAATTCAATGAGGCCAATCAACTCTAGTGTTCTAACAGCTCAAGATATTAGGAATTCTTTGAGATCACTTAATATGCCA GAACTGGATGGATATAGTAATAGCTTCGAATACAGATATGTGTGGGCAACAAAGTTATTTAAAGGAGATAGAGTGATAAAGAGGGAGTCCTCGTATAGGACCTTAATGGGAGATAAAAGTTGGGGCCGTTGTAGAATAtctcaaattattaagCAAGATTTACAGAAACCCGTTCCATCTCCCTCAGGACTCACAGTTAACTGGTCAGCGGTGGCAGGAATGGTCCCTCTAATGGCAACAGGAATGGTTGAAGATGTTACAACAgcatttttaaaaacaacaTCAAATTTAGAAATCAGAGATAAAATCAGGgaaataacatttttagaTTATACGGAAACGGAAGAAAAATTGGATAACCTGACCGCGTTGGCAAGGGACATTAAACCTCTGGAATCAGATTTAACTCCCCAATTGGGAGGTGATTTCCTAGATAGGGCACTTTTGGATGcaataaataaacaaataataaatgaaaagaATTTAGCCAGAACACAAAAATTCGTTATACCGAAAATAgattatattttaacaaag gAACATCGATTCTTCCTAAAGGAAATAAAGAATATGCTAAAGAGAGCATCATTTTCCCAGGAACCAGACATACAAATCCAATACAAAAAAG TGGTTGAAATTTTGAGAAATTCACTTGGACTGGACCAGCTTCTCCCGGAATTGTGTCACCTGTTTATAAATGAGATTAACCGAATCAATTCAAACCAGCCCTCATTTAACATCCATATTCTCCTGCAATATGTTGAGGCCCTAACAAGCAACCAGAATATACAAATACACCACTAT GTACATCAACTGTTAATTCCACTTTTACAAGTGTTGTTGTCATGCGAAATGGATACAAATCctatacaaatatataGATCGCTATTGTTACGCAAATTATCCTCACAG TGTATAAGTAATATAAGTTTTAGTCTaaagaaaaataataacgGACTAGAAAGCATAGATGAttatttaatgaatttatataaaaacgAACTCACAAATGAAAATTGTACCCTCCCTGTTTTATATGGTGCCCTATGCGGCATATCGAAATTACCTCTTGTTGCCAAGAGAGTTGTGTTTTACCCTCTTGTGCCCCTGATTCTAGCCGTCGTTATAAAGaaacaaaataaactcAAGGCTTTTTGGCAAAATAGACAAAAgcaaaaattaaagaatttCAAACAGATATTATTGCACGAGATACTACACCTATTACTT GAAATTATCTACGACTGTTCATTTGAAGATGTGCTATCTACATTAGAAGAAACAGGACAATTGCTGGCTACGTCATATGAAG CTAATACCATGGTTAACGAGATATTGATGGGATCAGTAAACTCGAGCATTAACCCGGAATTGATACTCCAGGTTTACGCAGCAATGTTAAATAAGTGTTACACACTGTTGGGCTCACTAAAGAAAGATAGACGATTTAAGAGAAAGTATTCTCAAATTTCAGACTCAAGTGTTTCGAATACTCAAAACAGTTGTAATGAACCTCCGCATGAAGTGGTgaacattaaaaattaccataACTTACTCAAAAGGGCAAATCCAGACACGGATGATGAGCTTGATTCCCCAGATACTCAAGACGCGACGGGTGCAAGTAGTAAACTGTTTGATGGTAGAAAAGTGTGGTATAACTTACACAGTATACATGCTCTAACTTTAAcgatttaa
- the ITPA gene encoding Inosine triphosphate pyrophosphatase, which produces MTKKEVLFCTSNKEKLRDLQYILGDEFDLKNDPVELTEIQGNPEEITRAKSKEAYKLLKRPLITEDTCLCFNAFKGLPGPYIKHFLLNVGPLGVYNLLSEFEDKSGYSLCTFGYVDENGVKLFQGRTDGTIVRPRGYVDVSWNSIFQPQGHDKTFAELTFEEKNKVSHRYKAGVKLKEFLLNNSK; this is translated from the exons ATGACGAAAAAGGAAGTGTTGTTTTGCACATCGAATAAAGAAAAACTCAGAGATTTACAATACATATTGGGAGATGAATTTGACCTTAAAAATGATCCAGTAGAAc TTACTGAAATTCAAGGTAACCCAGAGGAAATAACACGAGCTAAATCTAAGGAAGCATACAAACTTTTAAAGAGGCCTTTAATAACTGAAGATACGTGTTTGTGTTTTAATGCTTTCAAAGGGTTACCAGGACCTTATAT aAAGCATTTCTTGTTGAACGTTGGACCGTTGGGTGTGTATAATCTTCTATCGGAGTTTGAG GATAAATCAGGCTATTCTCTTTGCACATTTGGGTATGTGGACGAAAATGGAGTCAAGTTATTCCAAGGAAGGACGGATGGTACAATAGTTCGCCCAAGGGGCTATGTAGATGTGAGTTGGAATAGCATATTTCAACCCCAAGGACATGATAAAACATTTGCTGAGCTAACTTTTgaagaaaaaaataaagtttcACATAGATACAAGGCTGGAGTAAAACTTAAA gaGTTCCTGCTAAATAACtcaaaataa
- a CDS encoding Ribosomal S3Ae family protein, protein MAVGKNKRVSKGKKGAKKKVIDPFSRKEWYNLKAPVTFNVRNFGQTLVTKTVGTKLATDGLKGRVFEMSLADLNADEDQAYRKIKLSCEDVQGRNCLTDFHGTSVTRDKLCSLIRKNYSLIEAFADVKTLDGYNLRLFCVGYTKRRPGQLKSTCYVRTSKVRLIHKKMVSVMTNEASNSTLKELVKKVIPESIGKEIEKACKSIFPLQNVLVRKIKVLKKPKFDLTKLMESHNYSGDEEGRTLKVKESENATNLLTAELQSS, encoded by the coding sequence atggcagttggaaaaaataaaagagTCAGTAAGGGTAAGAAGGGTGCCAAGAAGAAGGTTATAGACCCTTTTTCCCGTAAGGAGTGGTATAACCTCAAAGCACCAGTAACCTTCAATGTTCGTAACTTCGGACAGACCCTAGTTACAAAAACAGTCGGAACAAAACTAGCAACCGACGGACTCAAGGGCAGAGTATTTGAAATGAGTCTGGCAGATTTAAACGCAGACGAAGATCAAGCCTATCGTAAGATCAAGTTATCATGCGAAGACGTCCAAGGTAGAAATTGCCTTACAGACTTCCATGGCACAAGTGTTACAAGGGATAAGCTTTGTTCATTAATTAGGAAAAATTACTCACTAATCGAGGCATTCGCAGATGTCAAGACACTAGATGGATACAACCTCAGGCTGTTTTGTGTAGGATATACAAAAAGAAGACCAGGCCAACTGAAATCTACTTGCTATGTTAGAACAAGCAAAGTAAGGTTGATTCACAAGAAGATGGTGTCAGTAATGACAAACGAGGCTTCCAACAGCACTCTTAAGGAACTTGTCAAGAAGGTAATCCCGGAATCCATCGGGAAGGAGATAGAAAAGGCCTGTAAATCGATTTTCCCTCTTCAGAATGTACTCGTTAGGAAGATTAAAGTCTTGAAGAAGCCAAAATTCGACCTAACAAAGTTGATGGAATCTCACAACTACTCAGGAGATGAGGAAGGTCGCACTCTCAAAGTGAAGGAGTCAGAAAATGCAACTAACCTCCTAACTGCTGAGTTACAGTCAAGCTAA
- a CDS encoding Translation machinery associated TMA7 family protein, producing the protein MPAGTQGGKKKPLKAPKKVEVLTEEDLEYKKKNAELKRQDEEARKMLLAKMAAKKK; encoded by the exons atgcCAGCAGGGACTCAG GGTGGTAAAAAGAAGCCCCTCAAGGCTCCTAAAAAGGTTGAGGTTCTAACTGAAGAAGATCTCGAATATAAAAAGAAGAATGCTGAATTAAAAAG gCAAGATGAAGAGGCCAGGAAAATGCTTCTGGCAAAAATGGCAGCAAAgaagaaataa
- the tuf gene encoding translation elongation factor Tu, which translates to MFNCSLFLKIRPNQCSSFKSFISCGFSSIVPKRTLSLNKEFYFIRSGFRTFAIGTFVRTKEHLNIGTIGHVDHGKTTLTAALTKVCSSAGVGEYVPYDSIDKAPEERKRGITICATHVEYETDKRHYGHVDCPGHADYIKNMISGAAQMDGAILVVSAPDGPMPQTREHILLARQIGVPRLVVYLNKMDLLEDPELLELVELEIRELLSEHKYDGDSTPIVKGSATKALNDDPESVQSIKDLLKACDEYLLTPERKADLPLLIAVDEVMSIPGKGTVVTGRVEQGKIRPGDAIEIIGGKKAGKKSTVVGLEMFRKTLDEGIAGDQVGILLKNVKKDDVSRGFVITCPGKYSCYDSFDADLYVLTHEEGGRKNAFVSNYRPQAFIRTGDISCSVHLPENVPMAAPGDSLRCNIKLLHHMPLHEGLRFALREGGRTVASGIISKVNP; encoded by the exons ATGTTCAATTGTagtttgtttttaaaaattagacCAAACCAATGTAGTTCATTTAAAAGTTTTATTTCATGTGGGTTTTCTAGTATAGTTCCGAAGAGAACCCTTAGTTTAAATAAAgagttttattttataagaAGTGGTTTTCGCACCTTTGCTATCGGTACTTTTGTTAGAACCAAGGAGCACTTAAACATCGGCACCATAGGTCATGTTGACCACGGGAAGACTACACTTACAGCTGCCCTAACGAAAGTATGCAGTTCAGCAGGTGTAGGAGAGTACGTTCCGTACGACTCTATAGATAAAGCCCCAGAAGAACGTAAAAGAGGTATAACAATCTGTGCCACTCACGTAGAATATGAAACTGATAAACGACATTATGGTCATGTGGACTGCCCTGGACATGCTGACTATATTAAAAACATGATTTCAGGAGCTGCTCAAATGGATGGAGCTATTTTGGTGGTTTCAGCACCTGACGGACCAATGCCTCAAACTAGAGAACATATTCTACTTGCCAGACAGATAGGAGTGCCCAGACTTGtagtttatttaaacaaGATGGATCTCCTTGAGGATCCTGAGTTGTTAGAATTAGTTGAGTTAGAGATTCGAGAATTACTTTCTGAGCATAAATATGACGGAGACTCTACACCAATTGTTAAAGGCTCAGCAACAAAAGCACTAAATGATGACCCAGAGTCAGTACAGTCTATTAAAGATTTGCTTAAAGCTTGTGATGAATATCTATTAACCCCTGAAAGAAAAGCAGATTTACCACTCTTGATAGCAGTAGATGAAGTGATGTCAATTCCAGGAAAAGGAACTGTAGTTACAGGAAGAGTTGAACAGGGAAAGATAAGACCAGGTGATGCCATTGAGATTATTGGAGGGAAGAAGGCCGGGAAAAAAAGTACAGTTGTCGGTTTGGAAATGTTCAGGAAAACTCTGGATGAAGGAATTGCAGGGGATCAAGTTGgaattttactaaaaaatGTCAAAAAAGACGATGTTTCAAGAGGATTTGTTATAACATGCCCGGGAAAATATTCATGCTATGATTCGTTTGATGCAGATTTGTATGTGTTGACGCATGAAGAAGGGGGAAGAAAAAATGCTTTCGTCTCAAACTATAGGCCTCAAGCTTTTATAAGAACAGGTGATATTAGCTGTTCAGTCCACCTTCCAGAAAATGTGCCCATG GCTGCTCCCGGAGATAGCTTGAGGTGTAATATTAAGCTTTTACACCATATGCCGCTACACGAAGGACTTAGATTCGCACTGAGGGAAGGAGGAAGAACGGTGGCATCAGGAATAATTTCTAAAGTTAATccataa
- a CDS encoding Protein kinase domain protein: MSDLSSLLEKEEITWPNEFKPIKLVSGSNQIGDCWKVACFTHNLVKSLEEELKKRKRQLETFEYRYEELNQQRGPELPDDEAYDSYDYNLEGEIGQIDTVITKLRDRIQEIESQLTKLRNKYDSGSDRDSDTTDASDKSDNKENKEFFNCYAKLILNPFVIRDNSCINEKHQSTTVEYQLNSIQKEVEKIRDELEAFSHQTSNKDAVMKILSIEKVLRKREPFNDTWAVLYVTKEMANGSVENYLKALPNRDDIYQLQDSLLHRNLKEQISLMEHMQKQGIAHNNIKPNNVLISKDGLNLLLTDFCPETLFIERCYKISQGKLTHPNFTSPELLLLLTNEVPYHNPNESNKLMEEINSRFERYDFPDKIKPFMYRSDVFSLGLIYYHLLTLKIPSEQQLAYDDVINDLKEMMKKRNRELIDLVMKMLVFDPFKRGTWEELLESTD, encoded by the exons ATGTCAGACTTATCATCTTTGTTAGAAAAGGAAGAAATAACTTGGCctaatgaatttaaacCAATAAAACTAGTATCTG GCTCAAATCAAATTGGGGATTGCTGGAAAGTAGCCTGCTTTACCCATAATCTTGTCAAGTCGCTCGAAGAAGAGCT AAAAAAGAGGAAAAGGCAGCTTGAAACCTTTGAATATCGGTACGAGGAACTAAACCAACAACGAGGACCGGAACTGCCAGATGATGAAGCTTACGATTCTTACGA ttataatCTTGAAGGTGAAATTGGTCAGATTGACACAGTGATAACAAAGCTTCGAGATAGAATACAGGAG attGAATCACAATTGACCAAACTGCggaataaatat GATTCTGGGTCAGATAGAGATAGTGATACCACTGATGCCAGTGACAAGAGCGATAACAAAG AAAACAAGGAATTCTTCAACTGTTATGCAAAATTG ATTCTAAACCCATTTGTGATTCGTGATAACAGTTGTATTAATGAGAAACATCAGTCCACAACAGTAGAGTACCAACTTAACTCTATCCAAAAGGAAG TTGAGAAAATTAGAGACGAACTGGAAGCATTCTCGCATCAAACTTCAAATAAAGATGCTGTCATGAAGATTCTGAGTATAGAAAAGGTTCTGAGGAAAAGAGAACCTTTTAATGATACATGGGCGGTTTTATATGTTAC AAAGGAGATGGCTAACGGATCAGTTGAGAATTATTTGAAAGCACTCCCAAATAGGGATGATATTTATCAGTTACAAGACTCACTTCTTCATCGCAATTTAAAGGAACAAATATCATT AATGGAACATATGCAAAAACAGGGAATTGCCcataataacattaaacCTAATAACGTATTAATATCTAAAGATGGGCTTAATCTTCTACTGACGGATTTCTGTCCAGAAA CGTTATTCATTGAGAGgtgttataaaattagtcAAGGAAAACTTACACACCCCAATTTCACATCACCTGAGCTTCTTCTATTACTTACAAATGAAGTTCCTTACCATAACCCAAATGAATCAAATAAGTTGATGGAGGAAATAAACTCGAGATTTGAACGTTACGATTTTCCGGATAAAATCAAGCCCTTTATGTACAGAAGTGATGTTTTTTCTCTAGGTTTGATTTATTACCACCTTTTAACCCTAAAGATTCCTTCG GAACAGCAATTGGCTTACGATGATGTGATTAATGACCTTAAGGAGATGATGAAAAAAAGAAATCGAG AACTAATTGATTTGGTGATGAAAATGTTGGTTTTTGATCCATTTAAGAGGGGAACATGGGAAGAACTCCTGGAATCGACGGATTAG
- a CDS encoding SRP40 domain protein, protein MSSDNLEVLEPSPLLFSVVKILSDNGLRKTLNRLRKETKCKKLKAKHLPEEIKNADFNKMVSTLFKKRKRSPNKTQTKTKKSEELQKVLNGFVKSSNGLEGTIEESKKSDSSASESSDNSSSTDKNEKKATGSGVPFRRIQDDVWLNKIEKEELKANSYKMKNDTFALKAAEELGSVKGKDFKSQKYKKKRSSWSGSGEITSSVNSVIFSDSDS, encoded by the exons ATGTCTTCTGATAATTTGGAAGTTTTAGAGCCCAGCCCTCTCCTGTTTTCTGTTGTTAAGATATTGTCTGACAATGGACTCAGAAAAACCTTGAACAGACTAAGAAAGGAAACGAAATGTAAGAAG CTGAAAGCGAAGCATCTTCCAGAAGAAATCAAAAATGCagattttaacaaaatgGTTTCAACGTTGTTCAAAAAGAGAAAACGCAGCCCAAACAAAACCCAAACAAAAACCAAAAAGTCTGAGGAGTTACAAAAGGTTTTGAATGGATTCGTTAAGTCTTCTAATGGTTTAGAAGGCACCATTGAAGAGTCCAAGAAATCCGACTCTTCAGCTTCTGAGTCTTCTGATAATTCTTCTAGTACTGACAAAAACGAAAAGAAGGCTACTGGTTCAG gTGTTCCATTTAGGAGAATTCAAGACGATGTCTGGTTAAACAAGATAGAAAAGGAAGAATTGAAAGCTAATTCTTACAAAATGAAGAATGATACCTTCGCCTTGAAGGCTGCTGAGGAACTAGGCTCTGTGAAAGGAAAGGACTTCAAATCCCAAAAATACAAGAAAAAGCGTTCTTCCTGGAGCGGttcag GTGAAATAACAAGTTCTGTGAATTCTGTCATTTTTAGTGATTCAGATTCTTAA
- a CDS encoding RNAse P Rpr2/Rpp21/SNM1 subunit domain protein: MISDKVLLNGKDPHELRIDFLINSSILLCNKLPSVSHSLMRTSICFLKDSKRELSNNDYLNICKRCGVVFTPCVNLEVRCVKNDKKARKRTKKLFKRDFKNLDTFKKNKKTLKQNLYYKNRMVYKCKVCNNIFNLPGSSRPFKTTNK; the protein is encoded by the exons ATGATTAGCGATAAAGTCCTTCTAAATGGGAAGGATCCTCATGAATTACGAATcgattttttaattaattcttccatattattatgtaaCAAATTGCCATCTGTTTCACATTCCTTGAT GAGAACCTCtatttgttttttaaaagattCTAAACGAG AATTGAGTAATAACGATTatctaaatatttgtaaGAGGTGTGGAGTTGTTTTTACTCCATGTGTAAACCTAGAAGTTCGTTGTGtcaaaaatgataaaaaggCAAGAAAAAGgactaaaaaattatttaaaaggGATTTCAAAAACCTTGATACATttaaaaagaataaaaagaCCTTGAAACAAAACCTGTATTATAAAAACAGAATG GTTTACAAGTGCAAAGTTTGtaacaatatttttaatctaCCAGGTTCATCAAGACCCTTTAAAACcactaataaataa
- the CRK3 gene encoding Protein kinase domain protein, with protein MFPQVESNKHVLNIDILLFVRQMIKNNAEFIDPSVIINNRNPIITDESDNEPNKRKLIHNDITHEHKKKKYFFDHVNFKNDIECDVKLDGELESNLEYGLPNSLNNMNKRINTEKLDFDKVVKKLRTTINDLINDEIINNSRLSFEDITINQLLQLENMEREQQHVEVDMKQVEKDEEELIDKIIELNKESNKIIKMEEDEDIVNIYKWRHVKTLGEGSYGRVYLVSSDLTNERKAFKRIVINKKLNIYMLREMYSLLLLSCLNPFNSKQKYSSCVNYKFGDSYNKYSRNFLATCDENTNNFENNHYFSYEKNVIELDKIYFGKNRIYLSFPVFDYNLREYSSKYYKNGMEIELVRRIVRQILEGVYICHSNNIIHRDIKPENILISIDQFNINARLIDYDNIKCTHNDMYNTSGIIEDDYIDISSIDDSIDQNLTNGFNFTNKLPNRDLFSIPSIDRVILSDFGLSRQVDPDHSYQKNKKLTMEVVTLNYRAPELLLGYNFYSYSIDIWSVGCILIELLTGKQLFDENNEFGLLISIFKVFGKPTESEWAQISSFPYLNVEINCNNKYEMFKGLSQDECLVDLLLRMLELNPNKRITAEEAIQHEFFR; from the exons ATGTTTCCACAAGTTGAATCCAATAAACACGTTTTGaatattgatattttattgtttgtTAGacaaatgataaaaaataacgCTGAATTCATTGATCCATCAGTGATAATTAACAATAGAAATCCTATAATAACAGACGAGAGTGATAATGAACCAAATAAGAGGAAGTTAATACACAATGATATCACACACGAGCACAAGAAAAAGAAATATTTTTTCGACCATGTTAATTTCAAAAACGACATTGAGTGTGATGTTAAGTTGGATGGAGAGCTTGAAAGTAACTTGGAATACGGGTTACCTAACAGTTTAAACAACATGAATAAGAGGATAAATACAGAGAAGTTAGATTTTGACAAAGTAGTGAAGAAATTGAGGACAACAATAAACGATTTAATAAACgatgaaataattaacaactCAAGGTTATCCTTTGAGGATATAACAATCAACCAATTGTTACAACTGGAAAACATGGAAAGGGAACAACAACATGTTGAAGTTGATATGAAACAAGTTGAAAAGGATGAAGAGGAACTGATAGACAAAATAATAGAATTGAACAAAGAAtcaaacaaaataataaaaatggaGGAGGATGAGGATATTGTAAACATTTACAAATGGCGTCATGTTAAAACTCTTGGTGAAGGATCTTACGGTAGGGTTTACCTTGTATCCTCAGATTTAACAAATGAGAGAAAAGCGTTTAAAAGGATAGTGATAAACAAGAAATTAAACATATACATGCTCCGTGAAATGTACTCACTCTTACTACTTTCCTGTTTAAATCCATTCAATTCTAAACAAAAATATAGCTCTTGTGTTAATTACAAGTTCGGAGACTCTTACAACAAGTATAGTCGTAACTTTCTTGCAACTTGTGACGAGAATACTAACaactttgaaaataatCACTACTTTAGCTATGAGAAGAATGTTATAGAATTGGATAAGATATATTTCGGTAAAAATAGGATATATTTATCTTTCCCAGTCTTTGATTACAATTTGAGAGAGTATTCAAGCAAGTATTACAAAAATGGAATGGAGATTGAATTGGTCAGACGAATAGTCAGGCAAATACTTGAGGGTGTTTATATTTGCCACTCAAACAACATAATTCACCGTGATATTAAACCagaaaatatattaatatctATAGATCAATTCAACATTAATGCCAGACTCATTGATTACGACAATATTAAGTGTACTCATAATGATATGTATAATACCAGTGGTATCATAGAAGATGATTACATTGATATTAGTTCAATTGATGACAGTATTGATCAAAATTTGACAAATGGTTTCAATTTCACGAATAAACTGCCTAATAGAGACTTATTTAGTATACCGAGTATAGATagagtaattttatcagATTTTGGTTTATCACGTCAAGTTGATCCTGACCACTCGTATCAAAAGAATAAAA aGTTGACCATGGAAGTTGTGACTTTAAACTACAGGGCTCCAGAACTGTTGTTAGGTTACAACTTCTACTCCTATTCAATTGATATTTGGTCCGTTGGatgtatattaattgaACTTTTAACAG GAAAACAATTGTTCGATGAAAACAACGAGTTCGGGTTATTGATCTCAATTTTTAAGGTTTTTGGAAAACCTACAGAATCTGAATGGGCTCAAATTTCATCATTTCCTTATCTG aACGTTGAAATCAATTGTAATAACAAGTATGAAATGTTCAAAGGTCTAAGTCAAGATGAGTGCTTAgttgatttattattaag AATGTTAGAACTGAATCCGAATAAGCGAATAACAGCGGAAGAAGCGATCCAGCACGAGTTTTTTAGGTga